A genome region from Tolypothrix sp. PCC 7712 includes the following:
- the murA gene encoding UDP-N-acetylglucosamine 1-carboxyvinyltransferase: MNPSSSLPDAKSTLEADSSVLQIWGGHPLRGHVKISGAKNSALVIMAGTLLCSGDCRIHNVPLLADVERMGEVLSALGVRLTRNGDILDINASEITTSKAPYELVTQLRASFFAIGPILARLGVAQMPLPGGCAIGARPVDLHVRGLQAMGAEVQIEHGICNAYVPGSNGRLKGARIYLDTPSVGATETLMMAATLADGETIIENAAREPEVVDLANFCNAMGAKIQGAGSSTITIVGVSKLHSTEYTIIPDRIEAGTFLVAGAITRSELLLSRVSPEHLTPVLAKLRDIGVTIIEEAPDCLRVLPATTLKATDIETLPHPGFPTDMQAPFMALLTLAEGDSLINESVFENRLRHASELNRLGADIRVKGNTAFVRGVPMLSGAPVLGTDLRASAALVLAGLAAEGTTTIQGLHHLDRGYDQFDLKLQQLGAKILRVGEPSTDGSASSISNSPASIQS, translated from the coding sequence ATTAATCCTTCTAGCAGCTTACCAGATGCCAAATCCACTCTGGAAGCAGACTCCTCAGTCTTGCAAATTTGGGGCGGGCATCCTTTGCGGGGTCATGTAAAAATTAGCGGGGCCAAAAATTCAGCACTGGTAATCATGGCTGGAACCTTGCTATGTTCAGGAGATTGCCGTATTCATAATGTCCCCTTATTAGCGGACGTGGAACGGATGGGTGAGGTTTTATCTGCTTTGGGCGTTCGCCTCACGCGCAACGGCGACATTTTAGATATCAATGCCAGTGAAATTACCACTTCCAAGGCTCCCTACGAATTAGTTACCCAACTGCGGGCAAGTTTCTTTGCCATTGGGCCGATTTTGGCAAGGCTGGGAGTAGCTCAGATGCCATTACCAGGAGGTTGTGCAATTGGAGCTAGACCAGTTGATTTGCATGTCCGAGGACTGCAAGCGATGGGAGCCGAAGTTCAGATTGAGCATGGCATTTGTAATGCCTATGTTCCTGGAAGCAATGGCAGATTAAAAGGAGCCAGAATTTATCTAGATACCCCCAGTGTGGGCGCAACTGAAACTTTGATGATGGCTGCTACTCTTGCAGATGGCGAAACCATCATTGAAAACGCCGCCAGGGAACCAGAAGTAGTTGATTTGGCAAACTTCTGTAACGCGATGGGAGCCAAGATTCAAGGTGCTGGTTCCAGTACAATTACCATCGTCGGCGTGTCCAAGTTGCATTCGACGGAATATACAATTATTCCCGATCGCATTGAGGCTGGAACATTTTTAGTTGCAGGGGCAATCACTCGCTCAGAACTGCTTCTCTCACGAGTCAGTCCAGAGCATTTAACCCCAGTCCTTGCTAAATTACGCGATATTGGCGTAACCATCATCGAAGAAGCGCCCGATTGCTTACGTGTTCTCCCTGCGACAACTCTCAAAGCCACCGATATAGAAACTCTACCGCATCCAGGCTTTCCCACAGATATGCAAGCGCCGTTTATGGCTTTGCTAACTTTGGCGGAAGGTGACAGCCTGATTAACGAATCTGTGTTTGAAAACCGCTTACGTCATGCTTCCGAATTAAATCGCTTGGGGGCTGATATTCGTGTCAAAGGTAACACTGCCTTCGTGAGGGGGGTACCAATGTTATCAGGCGCACCAGTATTAGGCACAGACTTGCGAGCATCAGCAGCGCTAGTCTTAGCAGGGTTGGCAGCAGAAGGCACAACTACAATTCAGGGTTTACACCACCTAGATCGTGGCTACGATCAATTCGATCTCAAGTTGCAACAGCTGGGTGCGAAAATTCTGCGTGTAGGTGAACCATCCACAGATGGTTCAGCTTCTAGCATCAGTAATTCCCCCGCCTCGATTCAGTCCTAA
- a CDS encoding type II toxin-antitoxin system HicB family antitoxin: MLYKVPLLLTPQPEGGFTVTSPLLPELVTEGDTVEEALTNVRDALTAVVEAYEDLGRPLPINMRVADTNHALWLETVVTTP, encoded by the coding sequence ATGCTATATAAAGTTCCATTATTGCTGACACCCCAACCTGAAGGCGGATTTACCGTCACATCACCTTTGCTACCAGAATTAGTTACTGAAGGGGATACAGTTGAGGAGGCTTTAACAAATGTTAGAGATGCTTTGACTGCTGTAGTCGAGGCTTATGAGGATTTGGGACGACCTTTACCAATAAATATGCGAGTTGCTGACACCAATCATGCTCTATGGTTGGAAACTGTGGTGACAACTCCATGA
- a CDS encoding TrmH family RNA methyltransferase: MLTSLQNPLVKQIRKLHAAKERHKQELFLLEGTHLLEEACAVNYPLVVVCCTPEWQASHPELWEQACSSCDRAEIVSAEVLNAIATTVQPDGVVATAKRRDRQTQLPETGIVLAVETLQDPGNLGTIIRTAAAAGASGLWLSGNSVDLDNPKVLRASAGQWFRLATAVTEDLTATIVQSQQAGMQVVATLPSATLTYWEVDWRKPSLILLGNEGAGLSPEIAAMADKQVQIPLSPGVESLNVAIAAALMLYEAQRQMIYRQ; encoded by the coding sequence ATGTTGACCAGTTTACAAAATCCCCTAGTCAAGCAAATTCGCAAACTGCACGCGGCGAAGGAGCGGCATAAGCAAGAATTATTTTTATTAGAAGGGACGCACTTGTTAGAAGAGGCTTGTGCGGTAAATTATCCTTTAGTGGTAGTTTGTTGCACTCCAGAATGGCAAGCTTCTCACCCTGAACTTTGGGAGCAAGCCTGTAGTAGTTGCGATCGCGCTGAAATTGTCAGTGCAGAAGTTTTAAATGCGATCGCCACCACAGTCCAACCAGATGGGGTAGTCGCCACCGCCAAAAGGCGCGATCGCCAAACACAATTACCTGAGACTGGGATAGTGCTAGCTGTGGAAACTTTGCAAGATCCTGGGAATTTAGGCACGATTATTCGTACAGCCGCAGCCGCAGGTGCATCAGGTTTATGGCTGAGTGGGAATAGTGTAGATTTAGATAACCCGAAAGTTTTACGCGCCTCTGCTGGACAATGGTTTCGTTTAGCAACAGCAGTCACAGAAGATTTAACAGCGACAATTGTGCAAAGTCAGCAAGCGGGAATGCAAGTCGTCGCTACTTTACCCAGCGCTACGTTAACTTACTGGGAAGTAGATTGGCGCAAACCCAGTTTAATTTTATTGGGCAATGAAGGTGCTGGTTTGTCACCAGAGATCGCAGCAATGGCAGACAAGCAAGTACAAATTCCCCTCAGTCCAGGTGTAGAATCCTTGAATGTGGCGATCGCAGCTGCGTTGATGTTATACGAAGCCCAGAGGCAAATGATTTATCGTCAGTAA
- a CDS encoding tyrosine phenol-lyase produces the protein MTDAIPERPRRRRSWAEPYKIKVVEPLKMTTRAEREQAIKEAGYNTFLLRSEDVYIDLLTDSGTSAMSDRQWAGMMVGDEAYAGSKNFYSLEEAIQKYYGYRYILPTHQGRGAENILSKILIKPGDYIPGNMYFTTTRLHQELAGGNFVDVIIDEAHDPRSLHPFKGNVDLQKLTDLIKRVGAERIPYISVAGTVNMAGGQPISMANLRAVYELAKSHDIRIILDATRAVENAYFIQQREADYHQQSIATILKEFCSYTEGCTMSGKKDALVNIGGWLALNDPDIYEEARNMIVIYEGLHTYGGMAGRDMEAMAIGIEESVQDDHIRARIGQVEYLGQKLLDWNIPIVMPIGGHAIYLDAKAFLPHIPQDQFPAQLLAAELYREAGIRAMERGIVSAGRNKDTGDHYYPELELVRLTIPRRVYTQAHMDLTAEAVDEVYYNRHRLRGLKMVYEPKYLRFFQARFELL, from the coding sequence ATGACCGACGCTATTCCAGAACGCCCACGCCGTCGTCGCTCTTGGGCTGAACCATATAAAATTAAGGTGGTTGAGCCGTTAAAAATGACTACCCGTGCTGAACGCGAACAAGCGATCAAAGAGGCGGGTTACAATACTTTTTTACTGCGTTCTGAAGATGTTTATATAGATTTACTGACTGATAGCGGCACTTCTGCCATGAGCGATCGCCAATGGGCTGGCATGATGGTGGGAGATGAAGCCTATGCTGGTAGCAAAAATTTCTATAGTTTAGAAGAGGCTATCCAAAAATATTACGGCTATCGTTACATACTGCCCACCCACCAAGGACGCGGTGCGGAAAATATTCTCTCCAAAATTCTGATTAAACCCGGTGATTACATCCCCGGTAATATGTATTTCACCACCACCAGGCTACATCAAGAATTGGCTGGCGGTAATTTTGTTGATGTCATTATTGATGAAGCCCACGATCCGCGATCGCTACACCCATTTAAAGGTAATGTCGATTTACAAAAGTTAACTGACTTGATTAAACGCGTTGGTGCGGAACGCATTCCTTATATCAGCGTTGCCGGTACCGTTAATATGGCAGGTGGACAGCCAATTTCTATGGCAAATTTGCGTGCTGTCTACGAATTAGCTAAAAGTCACGATATCCGTATTATTCTTGACGCTACCCGTGCTGTAGAAAATGCTTACTTTATCCAGCAACGAGAAGCAGACTATCACCAGCAATCAATTGCCACCATCTTAAAGGAATTTTGCTCCTATACAGAGGGTTGCACTATGAGTGGTAAGAAGGATGCATTAGTAAATATTGGTGGTTGGCTAGCCTTGAACGACCCCGATATTTACGAAGAAGCACGTAACATGATTGTAATTTATGAAGGATTGCATACTTACGGTGGTATGGCTGGGCGTGACATGGAAGCTATGGCCATAGGTATTGAAGAATCAGTCCAAGACGATCATATTCGGGCAAGGATAGGGCAAGTTGAGTATTTAGGTCAAAAGCTACTAGATTGGAATATTCCTATTGTTATGCCTATTGGGGGTCATGCAATCTATTTAGATGCGAAAGCTTTCTTACCCCACATTCCCCAAGACCAATTTCCCGCACAGCTTTTGGCAGCAGAACTATATCGAGAGGCGGGTATTCGGGCTATGGAACGTGGTATTGTTTCCGCAGGACGCAATAAAGATACAGGCGACCACTATTATCCAGAGTTAGAACTAGTGCGGCTAACAATTCCCCGCCGTGTTTATACTCAAGCTCACATGGATTTAACTGCAGAAGCAGTAGACGAAGTCTATTACAATCGCCATCGTCTACGGGGATTGAAGATGGTTTATGAACCAAAATATCTTCGTTTCTTCCAAGCAAGATTTGAGCTGCTCTAA
- the mfd gene encoding transcription-repair coupling factor — translation MAFSSIVRALVRSPLTTELVSKLNRQQDLRLNGIPRLPKGLVASALAQNSEKNLFVVCATLEEAGRAYAQLEAMGWKNIYFYPTSEASPYEPFDPETEMTWGQMQVLADLVKSQEAAKSQQSTVNSQRSTVNSQQSTVNGQQSTVNSQQSTVTSQQSTVTSQRSTIAIVATTGALQPHLPPPEAFIPYCLTLKKGMEFGLNTFSTKLATLGYERVPLVETEGQWSRRGDIVDIFPVASELPVRLEWFGDEIEQIREFDPSTQRSALDKIDHIVLTPTSFAPIVTDELKNHADFAAITAELTSDSGLNTEDSALLEGSRRFLGLAFEQPASLLDYLSENTLVAIDEPEQCHAHSDRWVENAEEQWSLGTGEIGLGSLQLPKIHRSFDDCLATAEKFKRVYLSELAEENTGINLASRPVPVTPHQFAKLADTLRQERDRNFSTWLISAQPSRSVSLLQEHDCPAQFIPNPRDYLAIEKLQINHIPVALKYSGLAELEGFILPTFRLVIVTDREFYGQHSLATPSYIRKRRQAASKQVDPNKLRQGDYVVHRSHGIGKFVKLESLTINDETRDYIVVQYADGLLRVAADQVGSLSRFRTTADKAPELHKMTGKAWENTKNKVRKAIKKLAVDLLKLYAARSQQEGFSYPQDMPWQEEMEDSFPYQPTTDQLKAVQDVKRDMESDRPMDRLVCGDVGFGKTEVAIRAIFKAVTAGKQVALLAPTTILTQQHYHTLKERFAPYPVNVGLLNRFRTAEERREIQKRLSTGELDVVVGTHQLLGKGVSFRDLGLLVVDEEQRFGVNQKEKIKSLKTQVDVLTLSATPIPRTLYMSLSGIREMSLITTPPPSRRPIQTHLAQMNYETIRTAIRQELDRGGQVFYVVPRVEGIEETTAKLREIIPSARFAVAHGQMDEGQLESTMLTFNNGDAEILVCTTIIESGLDIPRVNTILIEDAHRFGLSQLYQLRGRVGRAGIQAHAWLFYPQQRTLSEAARQRLRAIQEFTQLGSGYQLAMRDMEIRGVGNLLGAEQSGQMDAIGFDLYMEMLEESIREIRGQEIPKVDDTQIDLNLTAFIPADYIPDLDQKMSAYRAVAAAKSREELNQIQAEWSDRYGTIPAPASQLLLVMELKQLAKKLGFSRIKPENKQHIILETPMEEPAWNLLAANLPDSLKTRFVYSPGKVTVRGLAVLKADKQLQSLLDAMSKMQGAIPEAAVV, via the coding sequence ATGGCATTTTCTTCTATTGTGCGTGCTTTAGTGCGATCGCCACTAACCACCGAGCTAGTTTCTAAACTCAATCGTCAACAGGATTTGCGGTTAAATGGTATTCCCCGCCTTCCTAAGGGTTTAGTGGCTTCAGCATTGGCGCAAAATTCTGAAAAGAATTTATTTGTGGTCTGTGCCACTTTGGAGGAAGCTGGACGCGCTTATGCACAATTAGAAGCGATGGGATGGAAAAATATCTATTTTTATCCCACCTCCGAAGCTTCACCCTATGAGCCTTTTGACCCCGAAACGGAAATGACTTGGGGACAAATGCAGGTGTTGGCTGATTTGGTCAAGAGTCAAGAAGCAGCCAAAAGTCAACAGTCAACGGTCAACAGTCAACGGTCAACAGTCAACAGTCAACAGTCAACAGTCAACGGTCAACAGTCAACAGTCAACAGTCAACAGTCAACAGTCACCAGTCAACAGTCAACAGTCACCAGTCAACGGTCAACAATCGCGATTGTGGCGACAACGGGGGCGCTACAACCTCATTTACCACCACCAGAGGCTTTTATCCCTTATTGCTTGACTTTAAAAAAGGGGATGGAATTTGGCTTAAATACCTTTAGTACCAAACTCGCTACTTTAGGTTATGAACGAGTACCCTTGGTAGAAACAGAAGGGCAATGGAGTCGGCGCGGTGATATTGTTGATATCTTTCCGGTAGCATCAGAGTTACCAGTGCGGCTGGAATGGTTCGGAGACGAAATCGAACAAATCCGGGAATTCGATCCCTCAACTCAACGATCTGCCCTTGACAAAATTGACCACATTGTTCTCACTCCTACAAGTTTTGCGCCCATTGTTACAGATGAACTAAAGAATCATGCTGATTTCGCAGCCATAACTGCTGAATTAACTTCAGACTCAGGACTCAACACTGAGGACTCAGCACTCTTAGAAGGAAGCCGTCGCTTTTTAGGGTTAGCTTTTGAGCAACCAGCATCTTTATTAGATTATTTAAGCGAAAATACCCTAGTTGCCATTGATGAGCCAGAACAATGTCATGCTCATAGCGATCGCTGGGTAGAAAATGCTGAGGAACAATGGTCGCTGGGAACTGGGGAAATTGGTCTAGGTTCTTTACAATTGCCGAAAATCCATCGGTCTTTTGATGACTGTTTAGCAACAGCAGAGAAGTTTAAACGAGTATATTTATCGGAACTGGCAGAAGAAAATACCGGAATTAATCTCGCCAGTAGACCTGTTCCCGTTACACCACATCAATTTGCTAAACTGGCTGACACATTACGCCAAGAACGCGATCGCAATTTTTCGACTTGGCTAATTTCGGCTCAACCTTCTCGTTCAGTTTCGCTGTTGCAAGAGCATGATTGTCCGGCGCAGTTTATCCCGAATCCCCGTGATTACCTCGCAATTGAGAAGCTGCAAATTAACCATATACCTGTAGCACTTAAATATTCTGGATTGGCGGAACTCGAAGGTTTTATTCTCCCAACTTTCCGCTTGGTAATAGTTACAGACAGGGAATTTTACGGACAACATTCCTTAGCTACACCTAGCTATATTCGCAAGCGCCGCCAAGCTGCATCAAAGCAAGTTGACCCCAATAAGCTACGTCAGGGAGATTATGTAGTTCACCGCAGTCACGGGATTGGTAAATTTGTCAAACTCGAAAGTCTGACAATTAACGATGAAACCCGTGATTATATTGTGGTGCAGTATGCTGACGGTTTGCTGAGAGTTGCAGCCGATCAAGTTGGTTCTTTATCGCGGTTCCGTACTACCGCCGATAAAGCACCCGAACTGCACAAAATGACGGGTAAAGCTTGGGAAAATACCAAAAATAAAGTCCGCAAAGCCATCAAGAAATTGGCAGTGGACTTGCTGAAATTATATGCAGCGCGATCGCAGCAAGAAGGCTTTAGTTACCCACAAGATATGCCTTGGCAAGAGGAAATGGAAGATTCTTTCCCCTACCAACCGACTACAGACCAGCTAAAAGCAGTACAAGATGTCAAACGCGACATGGAAAGCGATCGCCCAATGGATCGCTTGGTTTGTGGCGATGTCGGTTTCGGGAAAACGGAAGTTGCTATTCGCGCCATTTTCAAAGCTGTCACAGCTGGTAAACAGGTGGCTTTACTTGCACCAACAACCATCCTCACCCAGCAACATTACCACACCCTCAAAGAACGCTTTGCCCCTTACCCAGTGAATGTTGGCTTACTCAACCGCTTCCGGACTGCGGAAGAACGGCGAGAAATTCAAAAGCGCTTATCGACGGGGGAACTAGATGTAGTAGTGGGAACACACCAGCTTTTAGGCAAAGGTGTATCTTTCCGCGATTTAGGACTGTTGGTTGTGGATGAAGAACAACGCTTTGGCGTTAACCAAAAAGAGAAAATTAAAAGCCTGAAAACTCAGGTGGATGTGCTGACACTCTCCGCTACACCTATCCCCCGTACCTTATATATGTCTTTGTCAGGGATTCGGGAAATGAGCTTAATTACCACACCACCCCCATCCCGGCGACCAATTCAAACTCATCTTGCCCAGATGAATTATGAAACTATCCGTACAGCTATTCGTCAAGAACTAGACAGAGGCGGACAAGTATTTTACGTAGTTCCCCGGGTAGAAGGCATTGAAGAAACAACCGCAAAATTGCGCGAAATCATTCCCTCAGCTAGGTTTGCCGTAGCTCACGGTCAAATGGATGAAGGACAATTAGAATCAACAATGCTTACCTTTAACAATGGTGATGCAGAGATTTTGGTTTGTACGACAATTATTGAATCTGGTTTAGATATTCCCAGAGTCAACACCATCTTAATTGAAGATGCTCACCGCTTCGGGTTATCGCAATTGTATCAATTACGCGGTCGTGTGGGACGTGCGGGGATTCAAGCTCACGCCTGGTTATTTTACCCCCAGCAACGGACATTATCGGAAGCCGCACGCCAGAGATTACGGGCAATTCAGGAATTTACACAACTGGGTTCTGGGTATCAACTAGCAATGCGCGACATGGAAATACGTGGTGTCGGGAACTTGCTAGGTGCAGAACAATCCGGTCAAATGGATGCGATCGGCTTTGATTTGTATATGGAAATGTTGGAAGAATCGATTCGCGAAATCCGCGGTCAAGAAATACCCAAAGTTGACGATACGCAAATTGACCTCAACCTCACAGCCTTCATTCCTGCTGATTACATCCCCGACTTAGATCAAAAGATGAGTGCTTACCGTGCAGTCGCAGCAGCGAAATCTAGAGAAGAATTAAACCAGATTCAAGCCGAATGGAGCGATCGCTACGGTACAATTCCCGCGCCAGCTAGTCAGTTATTGCTAGTAATGGAACTCAAACAGCTAGCTAAGAAATTAGGATTTAGTCGCATTAAACCCGAAAACAAACAGCACATTATTTTAGAAACTCCAATGGAAGAACCAGCTTGGAACTTACTCGCTGCGAACTTACCAGACAGTTTGAAAACACGCTTTGTCTATTCTCCAGGTAAAGTAACAGTTAGGGGTTTAGCAGTTCTCAAAGCAGATAAACAATTGCAGAGTTTACTTGATGCTATGAGTAAAATGCAGGGTGCGATTCCTGAAGCGGCTGTTGTTTGA
- a CDS encoding hemolysin family protein produces MSSMTFEILIILVLIIANGVFSMSEMAIVSARKVRLQQLANQGDAKARAALKLAESPNQFFSTIQIGITLIGILTGAFGGATIAEKLAVYVKLIPFLAAYSQPVSFGLVVLIITYLSLIVGELVPKRLALNNPEAIAAFVAIPMRALAAIASPAVYLLSASTEMVLRVLGIRPSTEPQVTEEEIKILIEQGTEAGTFEEAEQDMVERVFRLGDRPVSAFMTPRPDIVWLDLEDSAEENREKMVDSAYSRYPVCQEGLDNVLGVIPVTDLLARSFKGEPLDLTVGLRQPVFVPESTRGLRVLELFKQTVTHMALVVDEYGVIQGLVTLNDIMSEIVGDVPADPSQDQPQAVQREDGSWLLDGMLPVEEFLEIFDMEEWQPDERGSYQTLGGFVITHLGRIPAAADHFEWQGMRFEVMDMDGNRVDKVLVIPRNHKSTESTES; encoded by the coding sequence ATGTCCTCCATGACTTTTGAAATTTTAATCATTTTGGTATTAATTATTGCCAATGGGGTGTTTTCTATGTCCGAGATGGCCATCGTCTCGGCACGTAAGGTAAGGTTACAGCAGTTGGCTAATCAAGGAGACGCAAAAGCACGAGCAGCATTGAAACTCGCTGAGTCTCCCAATCAATTTTTTTCTACCATTCAAATTGGGATTACCCTAATTGGAATTCTGACTGGTGCGTTTGGTGGCGCGACTATTGCGGAAAAATTAGCAGTTTATGTGAAGTTAATCCCGTTTTTAGCAGCTTACAGTCAGCCAGTTTCATTTGGGCTAGTAGTTTTAATTATCACTTATTTGTCGCTGATTGTGGGCGAATTAGTGCCGAAGCGCTTGGCATTAAACAATCCAGAAGCCATTGCTGCATTTGTAGCCATACCAATGCGGGCTTTAGCTGCGATCGCATCTCCAGCAGTTTACCTGTTAAGTGCTTCTACGGAAATGGTGTTGAGAGTGTTAGGAATTAGACCATCTACTGAGCCGCAAGTCACGGAAGAAGAAATTAAAATCTTAATTGAGCAAGGTACCGAGGCTGGTACTTTTGAAGAAGCTGAACAGGATATGGTAGAGCGAGTATTTCGCTTAGGCGATAGGCCTGTCAGCGCTTTTATGACTCCTCGCCCTGATATTGTCTGGCTGGATTTGGAAGACAGTGCAGAAGAAAACCGCGAGAAAATGGTGGATAGTGCCTATTCTCGGTATCCAGTTTGTCAAGAAGGATTAGATAACGTCCTGGGTGTCATCCCGGTGACAGACTTATTAGCTAGGAGTTTTAAGGGTGAACCCCTCGATTTAACTGTGGGATTACGACAGCCTGTATTTGTGCCAGAAAGTACCCGTGGTTTAAGAGTTTTGGAATTATTTAAACAAACTGTGACTCACATGGCGCTGGTCGTGGATGAATATGGTGTAATTCAAGGACTAGTAACCCTCAATGACATCATGAGCGAAATTGTGGGTGATGTGCCAGCCGATCCCAGTCAGGATCAACCCCAAGCGGTACAAAGAGAAGATGGTTCCTGGCTGTTAGATGGAATGTTACCTGTAGAAGAATTTTTAGAAATATTTGATATGGAGGAATGGCAACCAGATGAGCGAGGTAGCTATCAAACTTTGGGTGGCTTTGTGATTACTCATCTAGGCCGAATACCCGCCGCCGCAGATCATTTTGAATGGCAGGGGATGCGTTTTGAAGTCATGGATATGGATGGCAACAGAGTTGATAAAGTACTAGTGATTCCCAGAAATCATAAATCAACAGAGTCTACAGAATCTTAG
- a CDS encoding type II toxin-antitoxin system HicA family toxin — translation MKYREAARKLEALGCQELPRRGGGSHRKWFNPDTQQVTVLPDWGSRDLKLGTLRAAIRQLGVDWESFNNT, via the coding sequence ATGAAATATCGTGAGGCGGCTCGAAAATTAGAAGCACTGGGTTGTCAAGAATTACCTCGGCGAGGTGGAGGTTCTCATCGCAAGTGGTTTAATCCCGACACACAGCAAGTCACCGTATTACCAGATTGGGGAAGTCGGGATCTCAAACTCGGAACACTTCGGGCTGCAATTCGCCAGCTAGGTGTTGACTGGGAGAGTTTCAACAACACATAG
- a CDS encoding acyl-CoA thioesterase: protein MQFFKTLLRVRHYEMDALGHVNNAVYQNYLEQAAIEHSEHLGLSFDVYKQSGGVFVMRRVEIDYLRPAVAGDTLEVTTWLREIRGTRCFRLYEIRKQNQDELLVTAEAMWVWVDAKTMRPRPIPTMMLDKFSATINSSVATN from the coding sequence ATGCAATTTTTCAAAACTTTACTACGTGTTCGTCACTACGAAATGGATGCTCTCGGACACGTTAACAATGCTGTCTACCAAAATTATCTTGAACAAGCAGCAATTGAACACTCTGAACACCTGGGTTTAAGTTTCGATGTCTACAAACAATCGGGTGGTGTATTTGTGATGCGGCGGGTAGAAATTGACTATCTCCGCCCAGCCGTTGCAGGTGATACTTTAGAAGTCACAACTTGGTTGCGGGAAATACGGGGGACTCGCTGCTTTCGACTTTATGAAATTCGTAAACAAAACCAAGATGAGTTACTAGTCACAGCCGAAGCCATGTGGGTATGGGTAGATGCTAAAACCATGCGTCCGCGACCCATTCCCACTATGATGTTAGATAAATTCTCAGCAACAATAAACTCTAGCGTCGCCACGAACTAG